The genomic region GAAATATCGCTCGACATAGAGGCGCCCGAGCGGTTCGCCGAGCAGGTTGTTCAGCGTGTCAATGGCTTTCGCTTCACGCGGTGTTTCTGCACGCATCCCCGATAGCGCCGTGCCGTGAAAAGCAAAACTGGCTAAACGCACATCCGATGGCAGGACTGCCACTGCGCCATCTAACAGGCGAAGTGAGAAGTAGGCTTTCCAGGTAGTGAGCGGGACGGACTGGTAGAGTTTGCCGAGACCGGTTGCAGTAGTGGGTGTGGTGAGGACGACGGGTTGTGACGGATTCAGTCCGGCTGATTTCAGAAAGCGCGTCCAGTCAAATCCCGGCGCTTGGGCTGCGAGGCCGGTTGCACTGAGCGGGTTGTACATCTTGCCCGGATCGCGGGTATCTTCAATCGGCACATGAAGGGCAGCGATCTGTTTTTCCAGTGCGAATACATCTTGGGCTGTGGCTTCCGGATGTGCAAGGCCAATCCGAGTGGCCAGTGTAGTCAGGTACGTCAGGTAGGCCGTGCGTGCTGTTGCGAATGCAGGGTTAGACTCATCCAGATAGTAATCCCGGCCCGGTAAACCCAGTCCGCCCTGTCCGGTATAGACGCGCTGAAGCGTGGGCTGCTTGAAGTCTGGCAGTACGAATTGCATGAAGATAGGGGTCTCGACAATGCCCTGCATGTCGCCCTGCCAGCTGGCAAGCGCGTCCAGTGTCGCAACCGCGTCCAGCGAACGCAGTGCGGCCTTGACGGGCGCCATACCTGCGCGCTCGATGGCGTCTGTATTCATCCAGGCCGCATAGAATGTACCCACTTGCTGGCCGATACTGCCACGCTTGATATGCTTTTGCTGTGCCAGTTCATGCACGATGGTACTGATCCGAGCCTGAGTGCGTACCAGCGGATCATCTCCGAAAACCGCCTGTTTGTTTGCTGGAATCTCGGTACGCTGTAACCATCCGCCGTTGACGGCCTGATACAGATTGTCCTGAATCCGGACAGCAGGATCAAAGCCTGAGAGGTCTAGACCGGATGGCAATGGGGCGGCATACAGGGTCGAAATGGCCAGCGCCAGAATAGACAGTGTACGGGTGGGCAGGTGTGAAAGCATGATGCGCTCCAGAACTTGAATGTGAGCGGATTATTCGACTGGAGGGCGGCGCTGTTTCAAAAAGGTGCCGGATGGTGTCTGCGGGGGATGAATATCTGGATTAGCGGTTTGAGCGGCGATAAAACGTGTGCCATTGATTGCAAAAAACGGGTGGGTGTGCGCGGCAACAGTGGATTCGGATCTTCACAAGGACATACACTGCATGCGTTATATCCTTTGTGATGAATGGATGTTTTCCGATGAATGAGCTGATTGCTCCGCGTTTCTGGCCGACCGAACGCCGCTTCTGGCAGATGCATGCAGGCGGCATGCTGCTTATTGTGGCAACGCAAATGCTGTCTGCCTGGATGTGGGGGAACAGCATCGTCAAAGATGCAGTGGCGACGCTGGTGTGGATGGTCCCCTATACCCTGAGTGTGCTGCTATTTCGCCGGACATTTCTTCGGCGGAACTGGTCGGAGAAGGGATGGGGCAAGCTGTCCCTGATGACGCTGGTGTACGGAACACTGGCGGGTATGATGATCGCGGCTACGGTCTATCTGGTCACCATGTCGCAAAAATTGCCCGGACTCGTGGCGCTGAAGATGATCGTCGGGAACGGACTATCGAATCAGCTGTTTGTCTGCGCCTGGATTTTTATCTTCATGAGTGCCGTTGCGAATGGTCGGGCACGGGAGGCAGAACTTGCCAACCTGCGTCTGCAAAACCATCTCAAAGAAGCGCGTCTCGCTACGCTGGCAAATCAGCTCAATCCGCATTTTCTGTTTAATGCACTGAATAACCTTCGTTTTCTGATTCATGAAGATGGCCGGATGGCCGAACAGATGGTGACGCAGCTGTCGGATTTGCTTCGCTATTCTTTGCAGTCGAGTAGGCGGGATACGGTCCCGCTGGCGGAAGAGATGGAAATGGTCGATCGCTATCTGGCTGTGATGGCAATTCAGATGGAGGCGCGTTTAAGCGTGGAGCGATCGATTGATCCGGAGATGCTGCAGGTGGCGATTCCGCCGATGTCCATTCAGCTGCTGGTAGAAAATGCGATCAAACATGGATTGGAAGGACGTCCGAGAGGTGGCACCCTCACGCTGGCTGTGCGAGCGGAAGGGTCAATCTGCGTGGTGGAAGTATGCAATGACAAGGCGCCCCCATCCGGGCTGGTGTCACCGGGTGAAGGGATTGGGCTGGACAATATTCGTCGTCGTCTCGGATTGCTGTTCGGCCCCAGCGCAACGCTGATCGTTTCTGATAAAGGCGATACCTTTGTGGTCAGAATGCGTATACCCGGAGCACGTCCATGCTGAAGGCAATGGTGATTGAGGATTCCCGACTGGCGCGCGAAGGCTTGATCCGCATGCTGGGCGCATTCGAAGGGGTGATTGAAGTAGTGGGCGCAGCTGATGAGCCTGAAGCAGCCTTGCCGCTCATTCAGGCACTGCAGCCCGATGTCCTGTTTCTCGATATCCATCTACCGGGCGGCTCGGGGTTTGAGTTACTCGGACAGCTGGATTACACCCCGAAAATCATCTTTACGACTGCGTTTGCAGAATATGCGATCCGCTCATTCGAGTTCAATACAGTCGATTATCTGCTCAAGCCTATCAGCCAGGATCGGCTGGCGATGGCGGTTGCCAAATTGACTGCGCAGCAGGCGGAGGCCCCGCAGGACAATAGTCCGCTTTCTCTCAGCAGCCGGATATTTATCAAGGATGGCGATGCGTGCCACCTGATTGCACTTTCGAGCATCCGCTATCTGGAAAGCTGCAAAAATTATGTGATTGTGTACTTCGACGATAAGCGCGCGTACGTTAAAAAGTCGATGAATAGCATCGAGGCGCGCTTGCCGGATGCACATTTTTTCCGGATCAGCCGTCAGCATATCGTGAATCTGAACCACCTCATTGGCATTGAGGAAACACTCAATTTTGCCTGGAAAGCCGTAATGGATGACCGGAAAACACTGGAGATTTCGCGGCGCAATTTATTGGAGCTTAAAGAAAAGCTTTCGCTCTAGCGCATCGTCTGAGCACCTGCTTGCCCATGAAAAAGCGTGCCATCCCCGCTCACTGGAGATGGCACGCTACTAGATCGGTACGCGCCCTGCTTTTTACCGTGTGATCAATACTTTGCGGTCACACTCAGGTTGTTAAATGCGCTATACGCGTATACGCCAACGTAGTATTTGCCTGCAGCCGGGTTGGCAATCGAGCAGGATTCGGTTGCAGTTGGTCCATCGGACTTGCACTTGTAGCTGCTGGTGGTTGGCTTGGCACCCACTTGTACGAACAGGTCGGCATCGCCTGTTGAGCCTGCTGTCGATACAGTCAGCGACGTTTTGCCAGCAGGCACATCGATGGTGTAGTACTTCCAGGTACCTGCTGTAGCGGTCTGTCCGCCTAGTGCAACATTGTTGGACAGGACTGGATCGCTTGGCGGCACGATTCCGCCCTCCAAGGTACCCTTCATGGCATACCAGCCCAGCGAGGAATAGTTGGAGAAGCCGTTCTGTGGTGTGCCTTCTGCGCCGCCTTTGATCACCAGACGGTAATTACCAGCAGCCAGATTCAGATTCACAAATTCAGCGGAACGATTCACCGCCAGATTGCTGCGTGCGACGACTGCACCGCTGGCATCCAGAATCGAGGCATCCACGTCCAGCATCCGCAGGTATTCGATCGGGTCTACGCGCAGATTGAGGCGGCCACCGGTTTGCACGGTAAAGGTGAAGGTGTCCGTATCGGTATTGCGCTCGATCTGGCCGAAGTTGCGGGTCGGATCAATGGAACCGTCCGAGCCGACTACCAGCGGTTTGTCGGTGGGATTGTCGTCGGCCATATACGGCACGCCTTCGTCTACGCTCATGATGCGCAGATCATCTTCCTGATTGGATGCGGTGCTGTATTCGCCGCGGCTCCATGTAAACAGCTGATTGGTCCATGATGCGCCCATCCAGTAGTTGCCCATGATCGGGCCCCACTGATAGGCGGCAATGCCTTCGTAGTATTCGCCACCGGTGCCGCCGCCATCGTGGGACATCCCCATTTCGTGACCGACTTCGTGCGCACAGGTCATGCCGATGCCGTAGCCATAATCAAACCCGGTGGCCGGATTGCGGTACAGTGTGCCCGCCGATGTCGTCCCAAATGCGTGCAAAGGGGCATTTGATCGGCCATCCTGATTCACAAAGTTGATGACACCCGTGCGGGTGACATTGGCTGCTTTGGCTGCGTCGTACACCGCCTTATTGGTGGTGACGTTCAGATTGAGCATGGAGTACTGGTCGGCAGTGGCTTGCCATGCACGATACATCTGCTCTTTGGTGACGCCATTGATGGGGGTATTGCCACTCATCACGGCTGCGGTATTGAGATAGAAAACGTACGGGCTGCCGGGCTTGGATTCGAGCTTCGTTACATCTTCGTTATTGTACGGGCCGATGTGTGGCGCCTGGCGCAATGCCATCGAGCTATAAACAGGGTGAGCAACGGTAGCGGTTGCAGTGGCCTTGATAGCGCGCTCTGCGGCTTTGCTGAATGATTCGTCGTAGTCCGGTACGATCTTGCTAATGGCAACCGGTGTCATAATCAGATGTCCGGTTGCATCCGTGGTGTACTCGTATGCCTGCTTGGTGTCATGCAGAATGAGCCATCCATACAGCTTATTCTCGCTCCCCTTGAGCATGAACTGGGAGTTGGGAATATCCAGCGCCTCACCCGAGAGGGATACGCGCCCATCTTTACGGTAAAAGTCACGAACGCGCGTAGACAGGCGAGCTCCGTTGCTGCCCTGAATGAACATGGCGCGTTTTGCGGGCTGCTGTCGAGTCAGGCCGTCGAGTACGTTTGAAATGCTGCCAATATCCTGACCCTTCACCGATGAAACATCGGCTGCAAATGTTTGCAGGGCTGCGAATACGCAAAGGGACAAGCCGAGTGCGGCTGCTTTTTTCATGAGTCATCTCCTGTTTTGTCTTGCTTTTGGCCCTCTGATTTTGATGTTTCACGCATGATCTTGGTTGCCTGTGCCAAATAAAACGGCACTGGTCTTGCGTGGGCAGGCTCAGAGGGATGCTTGCTGCAAAAATATATTGGCACAGATATTTGATATCTATCGGGATTCAATCGCACCCCAATACGTGGCATGGATAGGTGGTATTAATGAAGTGACGGCGCTGTTGGCGGATTTTCGAAATATAGTGAAAAGTGGTATTTTTAACGGTGTTGCGAAATTGTTGCGATTGAGCAGAGAGGACGCTGCGAATGCAGATGCCCGGAAAATGAGCGAAGCGGATACTGTCCCGTTTTTCGCGACAAAGCGGGAGGATAGGCATGGCGTAGATGTGCAAACACGCATCGGACGCTCAGAAATCGCATGATGCGTGTTCGATAGAAAGGGTGAATCAGGTGTGCAGATTCACGCCTGCTTTGGTAGCGAGGGGCGCTTGTGCAAATGTACTGGCGGTACGCCTCAACTTTGCTTGGCAGCCTCGCGGCGACGCTTCGCTTCTTCCAGCAAATAGACCTGATAATCGTCCAGATCGCCGTCGAAATCCTTTACGCCGCCACGCGATACCATCCAGAACTCATCACACACCGAGCGCAATAATGCACGGTCATGACTGACTAGCATCACGGTGCCTTCAAATTCATTCAAGGCGACGCTGAGCGCTTCACGGGTGGAGAGATCCAGGTGATTGGTCGGCTCATCCAGTAGCAGCAGGTTAGGGCGCTGCCACACGATCATGCACAGCACCAGCCGCGCTTTCTCGCCGCCGCTCATGCTGCCCACTGCCTGCTTCACCATGTCCCCGCTGAAATTGAAGGTGCCGAGGAAATTGCGCAGACCCTGCTCGCGGCAATCGTTATAGCCCGGACGCATGGCCACAGGTGTATCGCGTACCAGACGGATCATGTGTTCCAGTGGATTATCTTCGGGGCGCAGCACATCGAGTTCCTGCTGAGAGAAGTAGCCGATGTTCAGACCCTTGCCCTGAATGATTTCACCTGTGATCGACTTCAGTGCACCTGCGATGGTTTTAACCAGCGTCGATTTACCCTGACCATTGGCACCCAGAATACCGATGCGCTGACCCGCCAGCACCGAACGGTTCACATTCTGGATGATGGTGGTCGGCAGGGAAGCCACATCCGCATCTTCAACTGGCGGATAACCCATCGCGGCTGAAGACAGGGTGAGCATGGGATTGGGCAGACTGGCTGGTTCCTTGAATTCGAACTGGAATTCGGCATCGGCCAGCACTGGCGCGATCTTTTCCATGCGCTCCAGCGCCTTGACGCGGCTCTGTGCCTGTTTGGCCTTGCTGGCTTTGGCCTTGAAGCGATCAATAAACTTTTGCAGATGTGCGATCTTGTCCGCCTGACGTGCCAGCGCGGCCTGTTGCAGCAGCATCTGTTCGGCACGCATGTCTTCGAACTTACTGTAATTGCCGCCGTAACGCACCAGTCGGCCATTGTCGATGTGCAGCGTCACATTGGTGATGGCATCGAGAAACTCGCGGTCATGGCTGATGACCACCATCGTGCCTGCATATTGCTTGAGCCAGGCTTCCAGCCACACCAGTGCGTCCAGATCCAGGTGATTGGTTGGCTCATCGAGCAGCAGTAAATCTGACGGACACATCAGCGCGCGCGCCAGTTGCAGACGCATGCGCCAGCCACCGGAGAAACTATTGACCGGCTGATCCAGCTCGGCCACGGTAAATCCTAGACCCAAAATCAGCGCCTGCGCACGAGCCGGCGCATCATGTGCGCCAACATCGTTCAGCGCCATATAGGCGTGCGCCATCCGCATGCCGTCGTCGCTGGCCTCGGCAGCTTCCACTTCGCGCATGGCTTCCAGTAAGGCGGTGTCCCCGGCGACCACGAATTGGGTCGCGGTTTCCTCGGTTTCCGGCATATCCTGCGCGACTTGCGCCATCCGCCATTGCGAAGGAATCGAGAATTCGCCGCCATCCTCGTGCAGGGTGCCATTGAGCATGGCAAACAGCGACGATTTCCCCGCGCCATTGCGCCCCACCAGCCCCACTTTCTCGCCCGGCGTCAGAGTCACAGACGCATCCCCCAGCAACACCTTGCTGCCACGGCGCAAGACCACATTTTTCAGAATAATCATTGAAACAACCACATGAGGAGATTGGGAACCGTCAGCGGGGTGCGGAGCGGAGGAGTTAAGTGGGCGATGATAACACTTAAGTCC from Burkholderiaceae bacterium DAT-1 harbors:
- a CDS encoding M13 family metallopeptidase, whose translation is MLSHLPTRTLSILALAISTLYAAPLPSGLDLSGFDPAVRIQDNLYQAVNGGWLQRTEIPANKQAVFGDDPLVRTQARISTIVHELAQQKHIKRGSIGQQVGTFYAAWMNTDAIERAGMAPVKAALRSLDAVATLDALASWQGDMQGIVETPIFMQFVLPDFKQPTLQRVYTGQGGLGLPGRDYYLDESNPAFATARTAYLTYLTTLATRIGLAHPEATAQDVFALEKQIAALHVPIEDTRDPGKMYNPLSATGLAAQAPGFDWTRFLKSAGLNPSQPVVLTTPTTATGLGKLYQSVPLTTWKAYFSLRLLDGAVAVLPSDVRLASFAFHGTALSGMRAETPREAKAIDTLNNLLGEPLGRLYVERYFPAEDKTHVERMTQALLTVARQSIRQNSWMADSTRQHALAKLDKYQVKVGYPSRWRDYSHLNILPGDPLGNLHRTKRHEWLLQAAKAGQQVNREDWMMTPQTVDAYYDPMANAVNLPAGFLQAPIFDPAADDAYNYGALGTQIGHEISHGFDNLGNQFDGDGVFSDWWQASDKTTFAQLTAKLVAQFNQYEALPGARIDGQRTLPENLADLAGVQLAFAAYQASLGGKPSPVIDGYTGEQRFFLAYAQSKRSKLRPELQRQLLSTDVHAPQFWRANGAVINSDGFQSAFSLQPGDALFKPANERLRMW
- a CDS encoding sensor histidine kinase; the encoded protein is MNELIAPRFWPTERRFWQMHAGGMLLIVATQMLSAWMWGNSIVKDAVATLVWMVPYTLSVLLFRRTFLRRNWSEKGWGKLSLMTLVYGTLAGMMIAATVYLVTMSQKLPGLVALKMIVGNGLSNQLFVCAWIFIFMSAVANGRAREAELANLRLQNHLKEARLATLANQLNPHFLFNALNNLRFLIHEDGRMAEQMVTQLSDLLRYSLQSSRRDTVPLAEEMEMVDRYLAVMAIQMEARLSVERSIDPEMLQVAIPPMSIQLLVENAIKHGLEGRPRGGTLTLAVRAEGSICVVEVCNDKAPPSGLVSPGEGIGLDNIRRRLGLLFGPSATLIVSDKGDTFVVRMRIPGARPC
- a CDS encoding LytTR family DNA-binding domain-containing protein codes for the protein MKAMVIEDSRLAREGLIRMLGAFEGVIEVVGAADEPEAALPLIQALQPDVLFLDIHLPGGSGFELLGQLDYTPKIIFTTAFAEYAIRSFEFNTVDYLLKPISQDRLAMAVAKLTAQQAEAPQDNSPLSLSSRIFIKDGDACHLIALSSIRYLESCKNYVIVYFDDKRAYVKKSMNSIEARLPDAHFFRISRQHIVNLNHLIGIEETLNFAWKAVMDDRKTLEISRRNLLELKEKLSL
- a CDS encoding pre-peptidase C-terminal domain-containing protein is translated as MKKAAALGLSLCVFAALQTFAADVSSVKGQDIGSISNVLDGLTRQQPAKRAMFIQGSNGARLSTRVRDFYRKDGRVSLSGEALDIPNSQFMLKGSENKLYGWLILHDTKQAYEYTTDATGHLIMTPVAISKIVPDYDESFSKAAERAIKATATATVAHPVYSSMALRQAPHIGPYNNEDVTKLESKPGSPYVFYLNTAAVMSGNTPINGVTKEQMYRAWQATADQYSMLNLNVTTNKAVYDAAKAANVTRTGVINFVNQDGRSNAPLHAFGTTSAGTLYRNPATGFDYGYGIGMTCAHEVGHEMGMSHDGGGTGGEYYEGIAAYQWGPIMGNYWMGASWTNQLFTWSRGEYSTASNQEDDLRIMSVDEGVPYMADDNPTDKPLVVGSDGSIDPTRNFGQIERNTDTDTFTFTVQTGGRLNLRVDPIEYLRMLDVDASILDASGAVVARSNLAVNRSAEFVNLNLAAGNYRLVIKGGAEGTPQNGFSNYSSLGWYAMKGTLEGGIVPPSDPVLSNNVALGGQTATAGTWKYYTIDVPAGKTSLTVSTAGSTGDADLFVQVGAKPTTSSYKCKSDGPTATESCSIANPAAGKYYVGVYAYSAFNNLSVTAKY
- a CDS encoding ATP-binding cassette domain-containing protein; the encoded protein is MIILKNVVLRRGSKVLLGDASVTLTPGEKVGLVGRNGAGKSSLFAMLNGTLHEDGGEFSIPSQWRMAQVAQDMPETEETATQFVVAGDTALLEAMREVEAAEASDDGMRMAHAYMALNDVGAHDAPARAQALILGLGFTVAELDQPVNSFSGGWRMRLQLARALMCPSDLLLLDEPTNHLDLDALVWLEAWLKQYAGTMVVISHDREFLDAITNVTLHIDNGRLVRYGGNYSKFEDMRAEQMLLQQAALARQADKIAHLQKFIDRFKAKASKAKQAQSRVKALERMEKIAPVLADAEFQFEFKEPASLPNPMLTLSSAAMGYPPVEDADVASLPTTIIQNVNRSVLAGQRIGILGANGQGKSTLVKTIAGALKSITGEIIQGKGLNIGYFSQQELDVLRPEDNPLEHMIRLVRDTPVAMRPGYNDCREQGLRNFLGTFNFSGDMVKQAVGSMSGGEKARLVLCMIVWQRPNLLLLDEPTNHLDLSTREALSVALNEFEGTVMLVSHDRALLRSVCDEFWMVSRGGVKDFDGDLDDYQVYLLEEAKRRREAAKQS